The following is a genomic window from Candidatus Methylomirabilota bacterium.
GACGCGGCGACGTGGTCAACGATCAGGGCGACGCTGAAGAATGCGCTCGCCGAGCGGAGCCGAATTCTCCGCGCGGGCTGGTTTGACTACGGCATCGGCTGGAGAGGCTATACCGCCCGCCCGTCTGCTCGGGCGAGCATCCTGCGGATCTCAGCGAGGAGATTCTTCAGCGAGAACGGCTTGACCACGTAGGCGTCGCAGCCCACTTCAAGAGCACGCTCCACGGCGGGGCCGAACGCGTGAGCGGTGCAGGCCACGATCGGGATCCGGTGAGTCCGCGGATCGCGCTTGAGGCGTCCGGTCGCTTCCCAGCCATCGAGGAAGGGCAGCGACAAATCCATCACGATGAGGTCGGGGCGTAGTTCGAACGCCAGCGCGACCGCCCGTGCCCCATCGCGTGCCTGCGCGACCTCGAACCCGTGCGATGAGAGCAACGACGCGTACATTTCCCGCTGGTCGCTATCATCCTCCACGAGAAGGATGAGCGGCATCCGCCTCTTGGCGTGTCGTTTGCGCTGTTGGCGCATGCGTCCGCGTGGTTGCCTGTCGGAAGGCTACACCGTCGGCTCGGGTGGACCATATAGGAAAACTTTTCCCCAACTCTCTTCGGCTTGGGTCCGGTCCTAGCGGTTCCGCCGCATCGCCCATGAGTTCTTCCCCGGGGTAGGGAGACTCTCCGTGCCATCCAGGTGAAACTGAACGTGGTCGGACCGCTTCTACCCGTCCCGCCCCGGGAGGCGCCCATGAAGGATCGGCATCCCGCCGTCGCTGCTGCTGGGGCGGATCGGGTGATGATCCATGAGAACGGCCGGTGAGTCAACGCAGTCGTCGGCTGTGGTCTCGATCCTCAGATCGAGACGCGGTCGGATTCACCCGCGGCTACGGCCACCAGCCATCCATTCGCGCACACCGGAGCGGCGCATGATGTTGTGTTCGATCGTCGGCGGTCATCTCGATCGCCGAGGGTGGGCGTCCCCATCAGTAAG
Proteins encoded in this region:
- a CDS encoding response regulator, producing the protein MPLILLVEDDSDQREMYASLLSSHGFEVAQARDGARAVALAFELRPDLIVMDLSLPFLDGWEATGRLKRDPRTHRIPIVACTAHAFGPAVERALEVGCDAYVVKPFSLKNLLAEIRRMLARADGRAV